From Oscillospiraceae bacterium CM, a single genomic window includes:
- a CDS encoding AAA family ATPase: MTPITIAVAGKGGTGKTTLCGIIVDYLAKSGKGPILAVDADPNSNLNEVLGVDIQTTLGEIREKMQYKDNENEELPSSMTKQEYTEYMFNDALIEEDNYDMLVMGRTQGAGCYCYVNGVLKTQIDKYKGGYRYIVVDNEAGLEHISRGILPRIDILLMVSDASRRGIQAVGRVAVMVEELKLKPGVAKLIINRAPNGQLDAGLLEEIEKQKLDLIGVVPQDDTIYRYDADGKPSSEVPESSPVKVAMREILGKLGL; this comes from the coding sequence ATGACACCCATTACGATTGCCGTTGCCGGGAAAGGCGGAACAGGCAAAACAACACTGTGCGGCATTATTGTGGACTATCTTGCAAAGAGCGGCAAAGGGCCGATTTTGGCCGTTGACGCCGACCCGAATTCTAACCTGAATGAAGTTTTGGGGGTGGATATCCAGACGACGCTTGGTGAAATCCGTGAAAAAATGCAGTATAAGGACAATGAAAACGAAGAGCTCCCTTCCAGCATGACAAAGCAGGAATACACGGAGTATATGTTTAACGACGCGCTTATCGAGGAAGACAATTACGACATGCTCGTCATGGGGCGCACACAGGGCGCCGGCTGCTACTGCTATGTCAACGGCGTTTTAAAAACGCAGATTGACAAGTATAAGGGCGGGTACCGCTACATTGTCGTCGACAACGAAGCGGGGCTCGAGCACATTAGCCGCGGTATTCTCCCCCGCATCGATATTCTCTTAATGGTCAGCGACGCCTCGCGCCGCGGGATTCAGGCTGTCGGGCGTGTTGCCGTTATGGTGGAGGAACTCAAGCTTAAGCCCGGCGTTGCAAAGCTCATCATCAACAGAGCGCCGAACGGCCAGCTTGACGCCGGCTTATTAGAGGAAATTGAAAAACAGAAGCTCGACCTTATCGGCGTCGTGCCGCAGGACGATACGATTTATCGCTACGATGCAGATGGAAAACCCAGCTCCGAGGTGCCCGAGTCAAGCCCTGTCAAGGTAGCGATGCGTGAGATTCTCGGTAAGCTTGGCTTATAA
- a CDS encoding IS30 family transposase codes for MDNNDSITVSAERKKGQHLSLEDRGAVKALLKQGLGVRGIARNIGCSPSTISYELRRGTPTRKSNRGQAPGYSPKLGEAIYKANRRACVKPLKAGSCKTFIDWVVKQIREHKWSLDSCCGYAKRQRLYSEDQMVCTRTLYNMVWAGLLPITPTELPEALKRSTRKARGRENKKHYGTSISARPEIASLRIEGGHWEGDTVVGKRAGKEAVVLSLLEKKTEHYIAIRIPGKTSDAVMSAMKSLRAEYGERFSQIFKTITVDNGSEFADFAEVEAWGSQIYFAHPYSSWERPQNERHNGLFRTFVPKGTSIEQYTDEDILSAADELNGRPRKKLGYHTPEELFEAFLDSEYAA; via the coding sequence ATGGATAACAATGATTCTATCACAGTCAGCGCAGAACGCAAGAAAGGGCAACACTTGAGCTTGGAAGATCGTGGTGCTGTCAAAGCCCTCTTGAAGCAGGGACTTGGCGTACGCGGCATCGCCCGAAACATTGGCTGTTCACCGTCCACCATCTCATACGAGTTAAGGCGAGGTACACCGACACGGAAGAGCAACAGGGGCCAAGCACCTGGCTATTCTCCGAAACTCGGCGAGGCCATCTACAAGGCTAATCGAAGGGCTTGTGTCAAGCCCCTCAAAGCAGGCTCCTGCAAGACTTTCATTGACTGGGTAGTCAAGCAGATCCGGGAACACAAGTGGTCGCTGGATTCCTGCTGCGGATATGCGAAGCGACAGCGTTTGTACAGTGAAGATCAGATGGTTTGTACCCGCACTCTGTACAACATGGTCTGGGCAGGCTTGCTTCCCATCACGCCGACCGAACTGCCGGAAGCCTTAAAACGCAGCACCCGAAAGGCCAGGGGCAGGGAAAACAAAAAGCACTACGGCACAAGCATTTCCGCCCGTCCTGAGATCGCTTCCCTTCGTATAGAAGGCGGCCACTGGGAGGGCGACACCGTGGTTGGAAAACGAGCTGGGAAAGAGGCAGTTGTACTCTCTCTGCTGGAGAAGAAGACCGAGCACTACATCGCCATTCGTATTCCCGGAAAGACCAGTGATGCGGTGATGTCTGCCATGAAAAGCCTACGCGCTGAGTACGGGGAACGTTTTTCACAGATTTTTAAGACGATTACCGTAGACAACGGCAGCGAGTTCGCCGACTTTGCAGAAGTCGAGGCTTGGGGTTCCCAGATCTACTTTGCCCACCCATACAGCTCTTGGGAACGTCCTCAGAACGAAAGGCATAATGGACTGTTCCGGACCTTCGTTCCAAAGGGAACATCTATTGAGCAGTATACAGACGAGGACATCCTGTCCGCTGCTGATGAGTTAAATGGGCGACCCCGGAAGAAGCTCGGATACCACACGCCAGAGGAACTATTTGAAGCCTTTCTTGATTCCGAATACGCAGCCTGA
- a CDS encoding DUF4445 domain-containing protein, which produces MNKVIFQFEGGGDVTIFAASGENLLDLAKKANVVIDAPCSGNGSCGKCRVQLMNGDLKCKKSLHLDDREFVEGWRLACTATIIGDVKVLVPDIASAFKYRMKTADLSSPEEVRIFNELQDNLTAAGLQQNGLVRSFSIRMDEPTLSDTLPDNERFMRAVREVTGIQEVVIPFHVLKSLPDMLRDNNYELRCIGEMHDDFVVILDLMSDTGMVPVLGVAIDIGTTTVSALLVDMDTGKIIAKGSAGNGQIRYGADVINRIIEQQKNGGIDKLQKAIIGETLEPLIDMLCDNVNQKKCRIFHMTVASNTTMNHLLLGINADYLRMEPYIPAFFEINPIFTRFIGIRLAVGARLSIAPNIGSYVGGDITAGTLASMIWHKDELSMLIDLGTNGEIVFGNKDFMVSCACSAGPAFEGGDISCGMRAMHGAIEACTIDAETMEPHMTIIGKIRPVGLCGSGIIDVIAELFRTGIINGKGKFVREGRRVKHDEFGFGCYILAFPEESASGRQVCINEIDIDNFIRAKGAIFSAIMTLVSALGFAPEDIEHIDVAGGIGSGINIKNAIRIGMFPDVPLEKYSYVGNSSLAGAYAALVSEDASSKLEEISKSMTYLELSTQPGYMDSFIAACFLPHTNASLFPSVEVNG; this is translated from the coding sequence ATGAATAAAGTAATCTTTCAATTTGAAGGCGGCGGAGATGTAACAATCTTCGCCGCCTCCGGCGAAAATCTCCTCGATTTAGCCAAAAAGGCCAACGTCGTGATTGACGCGCCTTGCTCCGGCAACGGCTCCTGCGGGAAATGCCGCGTACAGCTCATGAACGGTGACCTCAAGTGTAAGAAGTCGCTCCATCTCGACGATCGGGAGTTTGTCGAAGGCTGGCGTCTGGCTTGTACGGCAACGATCATCGGCGACGTTAAGGTTTTAGTGCCTGACATTGCCTCGGCATTTAAATACAGGATGAAAACGGCCGACTTGTCGTCGCCGGAAGAAGTCCGCATTTTTAATGAACTGCAGGATAACCTGACAGCAGCCGGCCTTCAGCAAAATGGCCTTGTCAGGTCCTTTTCAATCCGGATGGATGAGCCCACGCTGTCCGACACGCTGCCGGACAACGAACGCTTTATGCGGGCTGTCCGTGAGGTCACCGGTATCCAAGAGGTTGTTATACCATTTCATGTTCTGAAGAGCTTGCCGGATATGCTCCGGGATAATAACTATGAACTGCGCTGCATTGGCGAAATGCATGATGACTTTGTCGTTATTCTCGACCTGATGAGCGACACCGGCATGGTGCCCGTTTTGGGTGTTGCCATCGATATCGGCACGACGACGGTCTCGGCGCTGCTTGTTGATATGGACACGGGAAAAATTATCGCGAAGGGCAGCGCAGGCAACGGGCAGATCCGCTATGGGGCCGACGTGATCAACAGAATTATTGAACAGCAGAAAAACGGCGGCATCGACAAGCTGCAAAAAGCCATCATCGGCGAGACGCTTGAACCACTGATCGACATGCTCTGCGACAACGTCAATCAGAAAAAGTGCCGTATCTTCCATATGACAGTTGCGTCCAATACGACAATGAATCATCTGCTGCTTGGCATCAACGCCGACTATCTGCGGATGGAGCCTTACATCCCGGCGTTTTTTGAAATCAATCCGATTTTCACACGCTTTATCGGCATTCGCCTCGCCGTCGGCGCGCGTCTGAGCATTGCCCCTAATATCGGCAGCTACGTCGGCGGCGATATCACCGCCGGAACGCTTGCGAGTATGATCTGGCATAAGGATGAGCTCTCCATGCTCATCGACCTCGGCACCAACGGCGAAATCGTTTTTGGTAACAAGGACTTTATGGTGTCGTGTGCCTGTTCGGCTGGACCCGCCTTTGAAGGCGGCGACATCAGCTGCGGCATGCGCGCCATGCACGGTGCCATAGAAGCATGCACCATTGATGCTGAGACAATGGAACCGCATATGACGATTATTGGTAAAATCCGTCCCGTCGGTCTCTGCGGTTCCGGCATTATCGATGTCATTGCCGAACTGTTCAGGACAGGCATCATCAACGGAAAAGGCAAATTTGTGCGAGAGGGCCGGCGCGTTAAGCACGATGAATTCGGCTTCGGCTGCTATATTCTCGCGTTCCCGGAGGAGTCGGCCAGCGGCCGCCAAGTCTGTATCAATGAAATTGATATTGATAATTTCATCCGGGCAAAAGGCGCAATTTTCTCGGCTATCATGACGCTTGTCAGCGCACTCGGCTTTGCGCCGGAGGATATCGAGCATATCGACGTTGCGGGCGGCATCGGCAGCGGTATTAACATTAAAAATGCTATCCGGATCGGTATGTTCCCTGACGTACCCCTTGAGAAATACAGCTACGTTGGCAACTCTTCGCTCGCTGGCGCTTATGCGGCGCTCGTTTCGGAGGACGCCTCTTCCAAACTTGAGGAAATCTCCAAGAGCATGACGTATTTGGAGTTGTCCACGCAGCCCGGCTACATGGATTCATTCATCGCAGCCTGTTTTCTGCCACACACGAATGCGTCGCTCTTCCCGTCTGTAGAGGTGAATGGATGA
- a CDS encoding CooT family nickel-binding protein, with the protein MCLSKVYGKNDTAVLLNNIQKVVLDGDDIVFTDLLENETRLHGKLLSADLVSGRIIIDTGNA; encoded by the coding sequence ATGTGCTTATCAAAGGTATATGGAAAAAATGATACCGCGGTCCTCTTGAATAATATTCAAAAAGTTGTTTTGGACGGCGACGACATTGTTTTCACCGATCTGCTTGAAAATGAAACGCGTCTGCACGGCAAACTTTTGTCAGCCGATCTTGTCAGCGGGAGAATTATTATTGACACAGGCAACGCATAG
- the cdhC gene encoding CO dehydrogenase/CO-methylating acetyl-CoA synthase complex subunit beta has translation MSVLTDLIYAGSNAVAGLTEGAVNDAIAKYGADCKVAFPDTAYFFPTIYAATGVKVTKLGDLPACVGVLKSLITNKEDIGDALNAGLATAVGAEILEGLKWAAGGNPYENEGGIGFVPDPVIRSLGVPLVTGDIPGVAVVLGKADDTTQLAMVLKEYQTKGILTFLIGDVIDQAAAEGVKMGLDFRVVPLGHDVTAVIHVVTVAIRAALIFGAVQPGDLAGLLKYTKERVPAFVNTFGALNEVVVSAGAGAIALGFPVIVDVDLGENQVPGALVSVTNHVDTVKRSLELRNIKVKVKNIDICMGFASAFEGEIIRKSDMHAEFYSGTNPTCELVVMRKIDEIEDHKITIDGPDFDGTAPVELPLATYVEVAGAKMQVDFEPVIERKIHHWFNYVEGVMHTGQRNLFRLRISKEAYQKGLRLKDLAEVIYHEVMDEFDSVVDKCQVTLITDKAKVEALLNKEAMPRYQARDERLALMTDESVDTFYTCTLCQSFAPSHCCVVTPERLGLCGAVSWLDAKATKELTPAGPCQPITKVGCTDERTGAYTEVNKIVAEATHGALERVTLYSIMEDPMTSCGCFECICGILPEANGVIIANREYSGVTPTGMTFGELASMTGGGVQTPGFMGHGRHFISSKKFASAEGGIERIVWMPKELKSDVAARLNKTAKELYGIENFADMICDDSIATESEAVLAFLTEKGHPALAMQPIM, from the coding sequence ATGAGCGTATTAACAGATCTGATCTATGCCGGGTCCAATGCTGTTGCCGGTTTGACGGAAGGCGCCGTTAACGATGCCATTGCCAAATACGGCGCGGATTGCAAAGTGGCTTTCCCGGACACCGCCTATTTCTTCCCGACGATATATGCCGCAACAGGTGTTAAAGTGACAAAGCTGGGCGATTTGCCGGCCTGTGTCGGCGTCCTCAAGAGCCTGATTACGAATAAAGAAGATATCGGCGATGCCTTGAACGCCGGCCTTGCCACCGCCGTCGGGGCGGAAATTCTCGAAGGTCTTAAATGGGCCGCGGGCGGGAATCCTTATGAAAACGAGGGCGGCATCGGTTTTGTGCCTGACCCCGTCATCCGCTCGCTCGGCGTGCCGCTCGTCACCGGCGATATTCCCGGCGTCGCTGTTGTGCTTGGTAAGGCAGACGATACGACGCAGCTGGCGATGGTCCTCAAAGAGTACCAGACGAAAGGTATTCTGACCTTCCTCATCGGCGACGTGATCGATCAGGCTGCCGCCGAGGGCGTCAAAATGGGTCTTGATTTCCGTGTCGTTCCGCTTGGCCATGACGTGACAGCCGTTATCCATGTTGTCACTGTCGCCATCCGCGCGGCGCTCATCTTCGGCGCCGTCCAGCCGGGCGACCTCGCGGGGCTTCTGAAATATACGAAGGAACGCGTTCCCGCGTTTGTCAACACCTTCGGCGCGCTGAACGAAGTCGTCGTCTCCGCCGGTGCCGGCGCTATTGCTTTGGGCTTCCCGGTCATTGTTGACGTTGACCTCGGTGAAAATCAGGTCCCCGGCGCGCTTGTGTCCGTTACCAATCACGTGGACACGGTCAAACGCTCGCTGGAGCTGCGCAACATCAAGGTCAAAGTGAAGAACATCGATATCTGCATGGGTTTTGCCTCTGCCTTTGAGGGCGAAATCATCCGTAAAAGCGATATGCACGCCGAATTTTATTCCGGAACCAATCCGACCTGCGAGCTCGTCGTCATGCGCAAAATCGATGAGATTGAAGACCACAAAATCACAATTGACGGCCCCGATTTTGACGGGACGGCACCCGTTGAGCTTCCGCTGGCGACGTATGTCGAGGTTGCCGGAGCTAAAATGCAGGTTGATTTTGAGCCGGTCATTGAGCGTAAAATTCACCACTGGTTCAACTATGTCGAGGGTGTCATGCACACCGGCCAGAGAAACCTTTTCCGTCTGCGCATCAGCAAGGAAGCCTACCAGAAAGGCCTGCGCCTTAAGGATCTAGCCGAGGTTATCTATCATGAAGTGATGGATGAATTCGACAGCGTCGTTGACAAGTGCCAGGTCACGCTGATTACAGATAAAGCAAAGGTCGAAGCGCTCCTCAATAAGGAAGCGATGCCGCGCTATCAAGCCCGTGACGAGCGCCTTGCCTTGATGACGGACGAAAGCGTTGATACATTCTATACCTGCACACTCTGTCAGTCGTTTGCCCCATCACACTGCTGCGTCGTGACGCCGGAGCGCCTCGGCCTCTGCGGTGCTGTCTCCTGGCTGGACGCCAAGGCGACGAAAGAGCTTACACCGGCAGGCCCCTGCCAGCCGATTACAAAGGTCGGCTGCACCGACGAGCGCACCGGCGCCTACACAGAGGTCAACAAAATTGTCGCCGAAGCCACGCACGGCGCCCTTGAACGCGTCACCCTCTATTCAATCATGGAAGACCCAATGACGAGCTGCGGCTGCTTTGAATGCATCTGCGGCATTCTACCGGAAGCAAACGGCGTCATCATTGCCAACCGCGAATACTCCGGCGTCACCCCCACGGGCATGACGTTTGGTGAGCTGGCCTCGATGACGGGCGGCGGCGTTCAGACGCCGGGCTTCATGGGTCATGGCCGCCACTTCATCTCCTCAAAGAAATTTGCCTCTGCCGAAGGCGGCATTGAGCGCATCGTCTGGATGCCCAAAGAGCTTAAGTCCGACGTTGCAGCCCGCCTGAACAAAACCGCAAAGGAATTATACGGTATTGAGAATTTCGCGGATATGATCTGTGACGATTCGATTGCTACCGAATCTGAAGCTGTGCTTGCATTCTTAACGGAGAAGGGACATCCCGCTCTGGCAATGCAACCAATTATGTAA